A window of Candidatus Krumholzibacteriota bacterium genomic DNA:
GTTTCCCGTTTCCCCCGGCCCGCCGGTCAGAAGGAGCCGTTCAGGAAGGGATTCCCCCGTTTTTCCTCCCCGATCGTCGTGTCGGGGCCGTGCCCGCAGTAGACGATCGTCTCGTCGGGAAGGGTGAAGAGCTCCGTTCTGATCGAATAGAGCAGCGTCTCGAGATCGCCTCCCTGCAGGTCGGTCCGGCCGATCGAGCGCCGGAAGAGCGCGTCGCCGACGAGGACGCGGCCGCCGAAGACGAAGGAGACCGATCCCGGCGAGTGGCCGGGGGTGAAGAGGACGCGCCCGGCGACCTCGCCGACGACGAGCGGCTCGCCGGGAACGATCTCCCGGCCGATCTCCGGCGCCTCGATCTCGCCGAGGCCCCAGTAGGGCGCCTCGCTCACCGAGATCGCGATCATCTCCCGCGCCGCCGCGTGGACGGCGAAGGGCGCATCCCACCGCCGGCAGAGCCCTGCCGCCGCGGCGAAGTGGTCGCCGTGGCCATGCGTGCACAGCACCTGCTCGACGGCGAGCCCGCGCGATTCGACGAGCGCCTCGATGAGCCCGGGGTCCCCGCCCGGGTCGACGACGATGGCGCGTTTCGTTTCGGGGCAGGAAACGACGTAGCAGTTCGTCGACAGCGGGCCGACGACGAGCTGCTCGATCGTCGCCTTCCGTCCGGTGTCATCCATCGTGTTCCTCTCCCGGGATCCCGTCCGGCGGGAATCCCCCGTCCGCGTCGGGGCAGACGAGGGCTCCCGTCGGACACACAAGAGCCGCCTGCCCGCAGGGGCGGCATCGTCCGGGGAACACGACGAGCGCATCCCCCATGACAATGAGCGCGTGTCTCGGGCAGACGGCAGAACAAGCGCCACAGACCGCGCATCTCGCGCGGTCCACGCGGACGGTCGCGGGCCGCCCGGCGGAGATTCCATTATACCCGGTTTCGGTTCTCCGCGCAATCATATCGAACCCTTCAGCGCCGGGGCCGCCGGCGGCAGAGGCGCGCGAGCCGCGCGAGGAGCGCCGGCCGGGCGATGACGATCGCCGCGACCATCAGCGCGGGGCGGACGCCGCCGCGGTGGAAGACGCCCGGAAAGGACGCGACGCGGCCGATGATCGCGTCGGCCTCGTCGTCGTCGAGCGCGTAGAAGATCCTCGCGGCCAGCCAGAAGCGCTCGTTGGACGCGCCGACCGTGCGCTTCCAGCGCCGGGTGTATCCCGCCAGCGCCTTCGCCGTCGCCGCGCCGGGCCCGGCGGCCAGGATCGCATCGGCGGCCATGTCGGCGCCCTCGAGGGCGTTGACGATCCCCCCGCCGGAAAAGGGGTTGTTCTGGTGTCCCGCCTCGCCGACGACGAGGTACCCGTCGGTCGCGAGCGAGGAGAGCCCCCGCGCCACGGCGCACCCGCCGACGATCCGTCGCATCCGGGCGGCGTCGGGGCAGCGCCGCGAGAGGAAGACCTCGAGGAAGGAGGCGGCGGTCTGTCCGCCTGCGAGAAGCGGATCGATTCCCACGCCGACGTTCGCCAGCCGGTCGCCCTTGGGAAAGACCCACGCGTAGCCGCCGGGGGCGATTTCGCGGCCGAGGTGGAATTCGATCATCCGTTCGCCGACGTCGATCCCCTCGACGAGTTCCTGCGCGCAGGAGAAGACCTCCTCCGGCCTGAAGGGCCCCTTGAGTTTTGCCCATTGCGGGGAAAGGGCCTCGACGCCGTCGGCCCCCGCCGTCACGCGGGCGCGCACCTCGTAGTCGCGTCCGGCGCCGAGATCGCGGACGACGAGCCCGGCGACGCGCCCCTTTTCGACGAGAAGGCGCATCGCCTGGTGGCCGGTGCGCAGTTCAACCCCCGCTGCGACGGCGTGTTCGGCGAGCCGGAGATCGAAGCGTTCGCGGTCGACGACGAGACCGACGCCGGGCGTGCGCGACCGGAGGGTCCGTCCGTTTGGCGCGACGATCAGGACGCCGTCGATGGGAGAGCAGACGATGGAGTCGTCGAGGTCGAGGTAGCGTTCCACCTCGCTGCGCGGCCCGACGGCCTCGGCGCAGCGCACGGGATAGCCCACGCGGGAGCGCTTCTCGAGAAGGAGCACGCGGCGACCGCCGTCGGCGGTCCGCCGCGCGAGACGCGAGCCGGCGGGACCGGCGCCGATGACGGCGACGTCGACTTCGGTCGTTTCCATCAGAAGTGGTAGTTCGCGGTCAGGCCGAGACTGAACCCGGCGTAGTCCAGGTCGAAATTGCCTCCGCCCAGTCCGACGTGATGGCTGATCCTGCTCTGGGCCATCTGGTACCGTCCCTCGAGAGAGGCGGACCACTTGTTGGACATGTAGTAGACCATGCCGAACTCGCCGTGCAGTCCCGCCTGGAAGGAGGTCTTCTCGATGTTCTCCGCGTCGTTCTCGTAGGGCCGGCCGTCGGACGTGCTCTCCGTGTCGAGTTTCACGATGGGGATCACCCCGGCGAATCCGCCGCCGGCGTACGGGGAGAAGGTGCGCACCTGCGGCTCCATGAAGTAGTAGAGGAACCCGATCTCGATCGAGAAGAGGTACGCCTTGAGCGTGCGGTCCACCTCGAGGGGGATGACGGCCGAGGTGTCGGCCTGCGTGACCTGGTTGAGGTACTCGCCGTAGGAATCGAGGCCGAGATAGGAGAAGGTGCCGCTCATCCGGATCACGTGGTTGGGCGAGACGCGGCGCTCGTAGCCGAGGCGGAAGAAGGGCGAGTTCTCCCAGGATTCGTACGTCTCGAAACCGGCCCGCAGCGTCGCCCACGTGTCGAGATGCTGCATCAGCTTCTCGGCGTCCGGCCCGTCGAGGAATCCGACGCTGACCGAGAAGGCGTTGTTGGGGATGGGGCCGAAGTACTTCTTCTTCTTGAAGAGGGGGGGCGCCGCCAGGCACTGGGCGGCGAAGACCGCGAGGACGAACGCGGCGACGATCGGGGCGTATCGTTTCATCGGTTCTCCTGTCTTCTGACCTGTCACCTGCATGGCCGCTGCACTGGAAATGTAATCATTCGGACGGGAGATGTCAATTAAGCATAGCCCCGTCAACGGGTTCCGGAGTCCCCCGCCGTTTCGCCGCGTTTTCCGGCGGCCTGCTCTTTCCGCGAAGCCGCCGTCCGGGCCGCCAACTCGCCTCAGTCGGCCGGGACGAGGCAGAGGAAGGCCAGAACGGCGTCGCCCGTATTCATGAACGAGTGCTCGCTGCCGCCCGGCACGAAGACGACCCGCCCGGGCGCGATCGGGTGCTTTGCCCCCTCGAAGAGGAGCGTCCCCGTCCCCTCGAGTACGTAGACCTCGTGTTCCCAGTCGTGCGCGTGCCGCGGCGTCCGGCCTCCCGGCGCGATCTCGAAGAGGCGCATGTGGAAGCGCTCGGCGCCGTCCTCCGCGGCGATCAGCCAGCGGATCGTCACGTCCCGCGCTCCCTCCGCGGTCACCGGGCTCGCCTCGATCGAGCGCGCATCGACGTTCTTGAATGTCGCCATGCCGTGTCCTTTCGTCGCGGTCATCGGTCGTCGCCGCCCGGCCGGCGGCGTGACGGTATGATACGATGCCGCCGGCGAGCGAAACAAGACGATTCCGCCGGGGCGCTTGACAGCCGGCCGAGGGGGCCGCTATCGTGGGGCGGCGCCGGCTGCGTCGCCGGCAAAGGGGGCTCGATGATACGGATCCTGTTCGTCTGCACGGGGAATACCTGCCGCAGCCCGATGGCCGAGGCGCTTTTGCGCGCACGGCTCGCCGACGGGCGCGGCGGCCGCGTGTCCGTCTCCTCGGCCGGGATCGCGGCCGGCGACGGCGCGGAGGCGGCCGGCCTCGCCGTCCGGGCGCTCGGCGAGCGCGGGATCGACCTGTCCGGGCACCGGGCGCGTCTCCTCACCCGCGCGCTCGTCGACGGGGCGGATCTCGTCGTCGCCCTCGCCGTCCGCCATCGCGAGGCGATCCTCCGGCTCGCGCCCGGGGCCGCCGGCAAGGTCATCCTCCTCGGCGCGCTCGACGAGGCGCGCGCCGAAACCGATGTCGCCGACCCGATCGGGGGCGACCTCGACGCGTATCGCCGTTCCCGCGACGAGATCGACGCCCTCGTCGCCGGGCTGACGGCCATCCTGCGGGACAGGTTCAATATCGATAATGAGTTATGAAGCAAGGTGCGCCGGCCGCACCGCCGCCGACGCCCGGAATTTAGATATGCTGGATTTACCGGCGGAAAACGAATTTTCGGGTTGCCCGCGCCGGTGTGGAACCGTATAATGAACGCGGAGTGAGGTCCTTCGGGGCGTGTGCGCGCGCGGTCGCCCCGTTCGTTCACACACAGCACGAGGAGAGATGCGATGCCGCTGAAGAAGTCCGAGAAGATCTGGATGGACGGAACGTTCGTCGACTGGGACGACGCGAAGATCCACGTCTGCGCGCATGTCGTCCATTACGGCACGTGCGTGTTCGAGGGGATCCGCTGCTACAAGACGAAGAAGGGTCCGGCCGTCTTCCGGCTCGAGCCCCATGTCAAGCGGCTCTACAATTCGGCGAAGATGTACCGGATGGAGCCCGAGCTGCCGCAGGCGGATTTCATGGCTGCCTGTCTCGAGACGATCAAGATCAACGGGATGGAGGCGTGCTACATCCGTCCGGTCGTCTACCGCGGCTACAACGAGCTCGGCGTCAATCCCTTCAACAACCCGATCAACGCATTCATCGTCGTCTGGGAATGGGGCAAGTATCTCGGCCCCGAGGCCCTCGAGCAGGGCGTGGACGTCTGCGTCTCCACGTGGGATCGCATCGCGCCGAACACCCTGCCCGCCCTCGCCAAGACGGGCGCCAACTACATGAACTCGCAGCTCATCAAGATGGAAGCCATCAAGAACGGCTACGTCGAGGGCATCGCGCTCGACGTCAACGGCTACGTGAGCGAGGGCAGCGGCGAGAACATCTTCCTCCTCCAGGACGGCGTCATCTACACGCCGCCGCTGGGCGCGAGCGTGCTGCCGGGCATCACGCGCGACTCGGTCATCACGATCGCCGACGAGCTCGGCATCGACGTCGTCGAACAGCTCGTTCCGCGCGAGCAGCTCTACATCGCCGACGAGATCTTCTTCACCGGCACGGCGGCCGAGATCTCGCCGATCCGTTCGGTCGACAAGATCCAGATCGGCGAGGGCAAGCGCGGTCCCGTCACGAAGATGCTCCAGGACCGGTTCTTCCAGTACCTGAACGCCGAGACCGACGACATCTACGGCTGGTTGACGATCGTCGAGTAGCCGTCGCACCGATCCGCGACACGACGGGCGGGTCCCCCGGCCCGCCCGCCGCCGCACCGGCACCGGGGGAGGCGCCGCGTCCGGCCGCGCGCCGGCCGCGCGCCGGGAAGTGAGGGCGCGTGAAGATCGCGATAGGATCCGACCATCGCGGGTATCCCCTGAAACAGCGACTCGTCGAAACGCTCGGCGCCGCCGGGCACGAGATGATCGACGTGGGCACGGACGGCACGCGACCGGCCGATTACCCGGTTTACGCCGTCGCCGTCGGCGAGAAGGTCGCCTCGGGCGAGGCGGAGCGTGGGATCGTTGTCTGCGGCAGCGGCATCGGCGTGTCGATCGCCGCGAACAAGGTGCGCGGCGTGCGCGCCGCCCTCTGCCGGACCGTCGAGGACGCCGTCATGACGAGGCGCCACAACGATTCCAACGTTCTCGCCCTCTCGGAAGCGCAGATGGACGACCCGGCCGTCGGCGAGCTCGTCGACACGTGGCTCGACACGCCCTTCGAGGGAGGACGGCACGCGCGGCGCGTCAAACTGATCGCCGACTACGAGAAGCGCGGCGGGGAATAGCCCTTGACGCGGCCGCGGCCGGACGGGTTTCATGGGGAAGCGCCGGGCGGCGGCGTGCGGCACGATAACGGACAATCGAAAGAAAAGAGAGGCCAAGCGATGTTCAGCGAGAATCTCTTCCCGTACCTCGAGCAGGCCGATCCCGAGATCATGGACGCGATCCGGGGCGAACTGGCGCGCCAGCGCGGCCAGCTCGAGATGATCGCGAGCGAAAACTTCGCGAGCAAGGCGGTCCTCGCCGCGCTCTCGAATCCCATGCAGAACAAGTACGCCGAGGGATATCCCCGCAAGCGCTACTACGGCGGCTGCGAGTTCGTCGACCGGGCCGAGATCCTCGCGCGCGACCGCTGCAGGGAGCTCTTCGGCGCCGAGCACGCCAACGTCCAGCCCCACTCCGGGACGCAGGCCAACATCACCACCTATCTCGCCTTCATCAAGCCGGGCGACACGATCATGGGGCTGAGCCTCTCGCACGGGGGCCATCTCTCCCACGGCCACCCGGTGAACTTCTCCGGCATGTACTACAACGTCGTCCACTACGAGGTCGACCGCGAAACGAAGACCCTCGACTACGACGCGATCGAGAAGCAGGCGCGGGAGGTGAAGCCGAAGATCTTCGTCGCCGGCGCGAGCGCCTATCCGCGCTTCTGGGACTGGGAACGGCTCCGCGCGATCTGCGACGCCGTCGGCGCGATCCTCATGGTCGACATCGCGCACATCGCCGGCCTCATCGCCGCCGGGGTCCATCCGAGCCCCGTGCCCTGGGCCGACGTCGTCACCTCGACGACGCACAAGACGCTCCGCGGGCCGCGCGGCGGCATCATCCTCTGCCCCGAGAAGTACGCGAAGCAGATCGACAAGGCGAACTTCCCCGGCAACCAGGGCGGCCCCTTCATGCACGTGATCGCCGCCAAGGCCGTCTGCTTCAGGGAGGCGGCGACAGACGAGTTCAAGGCCTACCAGGCGCGGACCGTGGCCAACGCCAAGAAGCTCTGCGCCGTCCTCATGGCGGGCGGCTACGACATCGTGAGCGGCGGCACGGACAACCACCTCTTCCTCGTCGATCTCTCGGCGAAGAAACTCACCGGCAAGGCGGCCGAGAAGGCGCTCGAGAAGGCCGGGATGACCGTCAACAAGAACACGGTGCCCTTCGACGAGCAGTCGCCCTTCGTCACGTCGGGGATCCGTGTCGGCACGCCGGCCCTGACGACGCGGGGGATGGGCGAGGCCGAGATGGAGGAGATCGGGGCGATGATGATCGAGGTTCTCGACGACATCGAGAACGAGACCGTCGCCGCCCTGGTCCGCGAGCGGGCGGCCGACCTCGCCTCCCGCTTTCCCCTGTACGTGTGAGGAGGCTCCCCGAGGTGACGGTTCAGACGCGACCGAGCTGGGACGAATACTTCATGAAGATCACGCGCCTCGTGGCGGAGCGGAGCACCTGCCTCCGGCGGAAGGTCGGCGCGATCATCGTCAGGGACAAGCGCATCGTCTCGACGGGGTACAACGGCGCGCCCCGGGGAATCAGGCACTGCCTCGAGGTCGGCTGCATGCGCGAGGAGATGGGGATCCCGTCGGGGGAGCGGCACGAGCTCTGCCGCGGCGCCCACGCCGAGCAGAACGCGATCATCCAGGCGGCCGGCAGCGGCCGGAGCCTCGAGGGAACGACGATGTACTGCACGACCGCTCCCTGCTCGACGTGCACGAAGATGATCATCAACGCCGGCATCACGCGGCTCGTCCTCGGCGAGCGATACCCCGACCCCCTCGGCGAGGAGCTCGTTTGCGAGGCGGGAATCGAGACCGAATTCTTCGGCCGGGCAGACGCCGGCGAAAACGGCTAGCCGGACGGGAGGTCCGCGATGCGCTGTCCCTCCTGCGGTCACGAGGAGGACAAGGTCGTCGACTCGCGGTCGACGAAGGAGAACTCCGCCGTCCGCCGCCGCCGGGAATGCCTGGCCTGCGGCCACCGCTTCACCACCTACGAATAC
This region includes:
- a CDS encoding serine hydroxymethyltransferase is translated as MFSENLFPYLEQADPEIMDAIRGELARQRGQLEMIASENFASKAVLAALSNPMQNKYAEGYPRKRYYGGCEFVDRAEILARDRCRELFGAEHANVQPHSGTQANITTYLAFIKPGDTIMGLSLSHGGHLSHGHPVNFSGMYYNVVHYEVDRETKTLDYDAIEKQAREVKPKIFVAGASAYPRFWDWERLRAICDAVGAILMVDIAHIAGLIAAGVHPSPVPWADVVTSTTHKTLRGPRGGIILCPEKYAKQIDKANFPGNQGGPFMHVIAAKAVCFREAATDEFKAYQARTVANAKKLCAVLMAGGYDIVSGGTDNHLFLVDLSAKKLTGKAAEKALEKAGMTVNKNTVPFDEQSPFVTSGIRVGTPALTTRGMGEAEMEEIGAMMIEVLDDIENETVAALVRERAADLASRFPLYV
- a CDS encoding 4Fe-4S ferredoxin; protein product: MDRARCAVCGACSAVCPRHALIVMGDALVVFPGRCRPCGQAALVCPTGALVCPDADGGFPPDGIPGEEHDG
- a CDS encoding NAD(P)/FAD-dependent oxidoreductase, which codes for METTEVDVAVIGAGPAGSRLARRTADGGRRVLLLEKRSRVGYPVRCAEAVGPRSEVERYLDLDDSIVCSPIDGVLIVAPNGRTLRSRTPGVGLVVDRERFDLRLAEHAVAAGVELRTGHQAMRLLVEKGRVAGLVVRDLGAGRDYEVRARVTAGADGVEALSPQWAKLKGPFRPEEVFSCAQELVEGIDVGERMIEFHLGREIAPGGYAWVFPKGDRLANVGVGIDPLLAGGQTAASFLEVFLSRRCPDAARMRRIVGGCAVARGLSSLATDGYLVVGEAGHQNNPFSGGGIVNALEGADMAADAILAAGPGAATAKALAGYTRRWKRTVGASNERFWLAARIFYALDDDEADAIIGRVASFPGVFHRGGVRPALMVAAIVIARPALLARLARLCRRRPRR
- a CDS encoding cytidine/deoxycytidylate deaminase family protein; translated protein: MKITRLVAERSTCLRRKVGAIIVRDKRIVSTGYNGAPRGIRHCLEVGCMREEMGIPSGERHELCRGAHAEQNAIIQAAGSGRSLEGTTMYCTTAPCSTCTKMIINAGITRLVLGERYPDPLGEELVCEAGIETEFFGRADAGENG
- a CDS encoding MBL fold metallo-hydrolase, translating into MDDTGRKATIEQLVVGPLSTNCYVVSCPETKRAIVVDPGGDPGLIEALVESRGLAVEQVLCTHGHGDHFAAAAGLCRRWDAPFAVHAAAREMIAISVSEAPYWGLGEIEAPEIGREIVPGEPLVVGEVAGRVLFTPGHSPGSVSFVFGGRVLVGDALFRRSIGRTDLQGGDLETLLYSIRTELFTLPDETIVYCGHGPDTTIGEEKRGNPFLNGSF
- a CDS encoding outer membrane beta-barrel protein, whose translation is MKRYAPIVAAFVLAVFAAQCLAAPPLFKKKKYFGPIPNNAFSVSVGFLDGPDAEKLMQHLDTWATLRAGFETYESWENSPFFRLGYERRVSPNHVIRMSGTFSYLGLDSYGEYLNQVTQADTSAVIPLEVDRTLKAYLFSIEIGFLYYFMEPQVRTFSPYAGGGFAGVIPIVKLDTESTSDGRPYENDAENIEKTSFQAGLHGEFGMVYYMSNKWSASLEGRYQMAQSRISHHVGLGGGNFDLDYAGFSLGLTANYHF
- a CDS encoding branched-chain amino acid transaminase produces the protein MPLKKSEKIWMDGTFVDWDDAKIHVCAHVVHYGTCVFEGIRCYKTKKGPAVFRLEPHVKRLYNSAKMYRMEPELPQADFMAACLETIKINGMEACYIRPVVYRGYNELGVNPFNNPINAFIVVWEWGKYLGPEALEQGVDVCVSTWDRIAPNTLPALAKTGANYMNSQLIKMEAIKNGYVEGIALDVNGYVSEGSGENIFLLQDGVIYTPPLGASVLPGITRDSVITIADELGIDVVEQLVPREQLYIADEIFFTGTAAEISPIRSVDKIQIGEGKRGPVTKMLQDRFFQYLNAETDDIYGWLTIVE
- a CDS encoding cupin domain-containing protein; this encodes MATFKNVDARSIEASPVTAEGARDVTIRWLIAAEDGAERFHMRLFEIAPGGRTPRHAHDWEHEVYVLEGTGTLLFEGAKHPIAPGRVVFVPGGSEHSFMNTGDAVLAFLCLVPAD
- the rpiB gene encoding ribose 5-phosphate isomerase B, which codes for MKIAIGSDHRGYPLKQRLVETLGAAGHEMIDVGTDGTRPADYPVYAVAVGEKVASGEAERGIVVCGSGIGVSIAANKVRGVRAALCRTVEDAVMTRRHNDSNVLALSEAQMDDPAVGELVDTWLDTPFEGGRHARRVKLIADYEKRGGE
- a CDS encoding low molecular weight protein arginine phosphatase, whose translation is MIRILFVCTGNTCRSPMAEALLRARLADGRGGRVSVSSAGIAAGDGAEAAGLAVRALGERGIDLSGHRARLLTRALVDGADLVVALAVRHREAILRLAPGAAGKVILLGALDEARAETDVADPIGGDLDAYRRSRDEIDALVAGLTAILRDRFNIDNEL